In Thalassospira sp. ER-Se-21-Dark, one genomic interval encodes:
- the ubiG gene encoding bifunctional 2-polyprenyl-6-hydroxyphenol methylase/3-demethylubiquinol 3-O-methyltransferase UbiG — translation MSDASAPTSRTANADEIARFSAMSEKWWDPNGVMKPLHKFNPVRLQILRDNICAHLGRDPETIEPLKGIEIIDIGCGAGLLSEPLARMGAKMTSIDASESNIEVAKIHATQSGIEIDYRCATPEMLADEGKQFDIVLNMEVIEHVDDPQFFMQACASVLKPGGLMFVATLNRTIKSLALAKIGAEYVLRWLPAGTHDWRKFVKPSEMSGYLRGAGLDLQDITGVAYNPFNDTWSPAPRDLDVNYMVIARKPD, via the coding sequence ATGTCGGACGCATCCGCCCCCACCAGCCGCACTGCCAATGCCGATGAAATCGCACGTTTTTCTGCGATGTCTGAAAAATGGTGGGATCCAAATGGCGTGATGAAACCGCTGCACAAATTCAATCCGGTGCGCCTGCAAATCCTGCGCGATAATATCTGTGCGCATCTTGGCCGCGATCCGGAAACAATAGAGCCGCTTAAAGGCATCGAAATCATCGATATCGGCTGTGGTGCTGGTTTATTGTCCGAGCCGCTTGCGCGCATGGGCGCAAAGATGACATCGATTGATGCCTCCGAAAGCAATATCGAAGTCGCCAAAATCCATGCGACGCAATCCGGTATTGAAATCGACTATCGCTGCGCAACACCGGAAATGCTGGCCGATGAGGGCAAGCAGTTTGATATCGTGCTGAACATGGAAGTCATCGAACATGTCGATGATCCGCAATTCTTCATGCAGGCTTGCGCATCGGTGCTCAAACCGGGTGGCTTGATGTTTGTCGCCACACTGAACCGCACGATCAAGTCGCTGGCACTGGCCAAGATAGGCGCGGAATACGTTCTGCGCTGGCTGCCTGCGGGCACCCATGACTGGCGCAAGTTTGTCAAACCATCGGAAATGTCGGGCTATCTGCGTGGTGCGGGTCTGGACCTTCAAGACATTACTGGGGTGGCTTACAACCCGTTCAACGACACATGGTCGCCTGCCCCGCGTGATCTTGATGTGAATTATATGGTGATTGCCCGAAAGCCTGACTGA
- a CDS encoding class I SAM-dependent methyltransferase, translating into MSSQLPSSWVTQHCPTPHPARNRALDLACGKGRHSFWLADQGWQVTAIDRDLSQTDTNTNPAINWIEADLETGSWPLDDQQFDLIVVANYLHRPLFEYLCNAVRPGGILIYETFMVGNEAYGRPRSPDFLLRTDELADTFADWAIIAQQQGPIKAKPGDEITAIKQSIVAQKPE; encoded by the coding sequence ATGTCATCCCAATTGCCATCAAGCTGGGTCACACAGCACTGCCCCACGCCACACCCAGCCCGCAATCGCGCGCTTGATCTTGCGTGCGGCAAGGGACGGCACAGCTTCTGGCTGGCGGATCAGGGCTGGCAGGTGACGGCAATTGATCGTGATCTTTCGCAAACCGATACCAATACGAACCCTGCGATCAACTGGATCGAAGCGGATCTTGAAACCGGCAGTTGGCCGTTGGACGATCAACAGTTCGATCTGATCGTTGTTGCCAATTACCTGCATCGGCCGCTGTTTGAATATTTGTGCAACGCCGTCCGACCGGGCGGCATCCTGATCTATGAAACCTTCATGGTCGGGAACGAGGCATATGGCCGTCCGCGATCACCGGATTTCCTGCTGCGCACCGATGAGCTGGCAGACACATTTGCCGACTGGGCGATCATCGCCCAACAACAAGGCCCGATCAAAGCGAAACCGGGTGATGAAATTACAGCGATAAAACAATCTATTGTGGCGCAGAAGCCTGAATAA
- a CDS encoding LysR family transcriptional regulator: MDRFNAMNIFVRVAEEQGFAAAARSLSISPAAVTRTIAQLEQIIGARLLVRTTRSVTLTDAGVRYLADCKRLLSDLKEVEAAAGGAYAKPSGMLTITAPVQFGQMHVAPIVGQYLDAYPDMRARLLLFDRIVNIVEEGIDLAVRIGELADSTLSAVRIGQVSQTVCASPEYFARHGMPKTPSDLAAHRIVATTGSSARLDWQFKSPDGSGRKINVSPDARWQTNSIEAARNAAFDGWGIVRMLSYQAAPFIDDGRLVAVLGDYDPDPVPIHLVHPEGRHAPAKVRAFIDLAADTLRKNPLFDFG; encoded by the coding sequence ATGGACCGTTTCAATGCCATGAATATCTTTGTGCGCGTGGCTGAGGAGCAGGGCTTTGCCGCAGCTGCCCGTTCACTCAGTATAAGCCCGGCGGCGGTGACACGCACAATCGCGCAACTTGAACAGATCATTGGCGCACGTCTTCTGGTTCGGACCACCCGTTCGGTTACCCTGACGGACGCAGGTGTTCGCTATCTGGCGGATTGCAAGCGACTTTTAAGTGACCTGAAAGAAGTCGAGGCCGCAGCAGGCGGGGCATATGCCAAGCCAAGCGGGATGCTGACCATCACCGCCCCGGTTCAGTTCGGCCAGATGCATGTCGCCCCGATTGTCGGGCAATATCTTGACGCCTATCCTGATATGCGCGCACGCCTTTTGCTGTTTGATCGTATCGTCAATATTGTCGAGGAAGGCATCGATCTTGCAGTACGTATTGGTGAGCTTGCCGACTCAACGTTGAGTGCTGTGCGGATCGGGCAGGTGTCCCAGACCGTTTGTGCGTCGCCAGAATACTTCGCCAGACATGGAATGCCCAAGACGCCATCGGACCTTGCGGCGCACCGAATTGTCGCTACCACCGGATCATCAGCGCGTCTGGACTGGCAATTCAAATCACCGGATGGCAGTGGCCGTAAAATCAATGTGTCACCAGATGCCAGATGGCAAACCAATTCAATAGAAGCCGCACGAAACGCCGCCTTTGATGGTTGGGGTATTGTTCGAATGCTGTCCTATCAGGCAGCACCGTTTATTGATGATGGCCGACTGGTGGCCGTGCTTGGCGACTATGATCCTGATCCGGTGCCAATTCATCTGGTCCATCCCGAGGGGCGCCATGCCCCGGCAAAGGTCCGGGCGTTTATTGATCTGGCGGCGGATACCTTGCGGAAAAATCCGTTATTTGATTTTGGCTAA
- a CDS encoding DUF1178 family protein produces MILFQLKCEHDHEFEGWFKDGATYDAQAASGDLSCPVCGTSNVGKALMAPRLRTSRQKEVAAEKQQQKAIAEATQAAIAEIRKQVESNCENVGNKFAEEARKIHYGETEKRGIYGQASLKETAELVDEGIDVMALPWDDGTKKN; encoded by the coding sequence ATGATTCTATTTCAGCTTAAATGCGAACATGATCACGAATTCGAAGGTTGGTTCAAGGACGGCGCAACATATGACGCGCAGGCCGCCAGCGGGGATTTGTCCTGCCCGGTGTGTGGAACGTCAAATGTTGGCAAGGCCCTGATGGCGCCGCGTCTGCGCACGTCACGGCAAAAAGAAGTCGCTGCTGAAAAACAACAGCAAAAGGCAATCGCCGAAGCGACCCAGGCCGCAATTGCCGAAATTCGCAAACAGGTCGAAAGCAATTGCGAAAATGTCGGCAACAAGTTTGCCGAAGAAGCGCGCAAAATCCATTACGGCGAAACCGAAAAGCGCGGCATTTATGGTCAGGCGTCGCTTAAGGAAACCGCCGAACTGGTCGATGAAGGCATCGATGTCATGGCGTTGCCGTGGGATGACGGAACCAAAAAGAACTGA
- a CDS encoding PhoX family phosphatase, which yields MNDKYEIIEDSDDIPSNPTNNPCIDDLINARFSRRGFFKGLMATSAVVGAGIATRGVAKAQSPSTLTFKSIPQKITETHAVADGYDASVLIRWGDKVVADAPAFVPGQVDANAQNKQFGYNCDYVGYMPLPVGSQNSDHGLLCVSHEYTNAELMWSGLKDAMDASEEQALHEIAAHGHSVIEVKKTGGKWQVVDGSDYARRISPIDTEMQITGPAAGHDRLKTNTDPTGTRVIGTLNNCAGGKTPWGTVLIAEENFNGYFGGDIAKTSEERNYKRLGISQDSWYSWVKYFDRFNVEKDPNEPNKFGWMVEIDPYDPTSMPKKRTALGRFKHEGATVIINKDNSVVAYSGDDQRFDYLYKFIAANKYNPNDRAANMDLLENGTLFVAQFHEDGSLDWMPLIFGEGPLTAENDFHSQADVLIEARRAADLLGATQMDRPEDVEPNPVNGKVYVMLTNNSKRKEGNAANPRAANPHGHVLELTPPGGRGKDADHTAARFTWDIMIAAGNPAVADDKAVYHPAAESWVSCPDNMAIDHRGRLWISTDGAPKSDIPDGMHATDVDGPGRALTKFFFACPVGAEMCGPEFTPDGKTLFLAVQHPADGSSYDAPSTRWPDFQAAIPPRPSVVAVTKNDGGEIAG from the coding sequence ATGAACGATAAATACGAAATCATCGAAGATAGCGACGATATCCCGTCCAACCCGACCAACAATCCGTGCATCGACGATCTGATCAATGCACGCTTTTCCCGCCGCGGCTTTTTCAAAGGTCTGATGGCGACGTCGGCTGTTGTGGGCGCAGGCATTGCGACCAGAGGCGTTGCCAAGGCGCAGTCGCCATCCACCCTGACCTTCAAATCCATCCCGCAGAAAATCACCGAAACCCATGCTGTTGCTGATGGTTATGACGCAAGCGTTCTGATCCGTTGGGGCGACAAGGTTGTCGCTGATGCACCGGCATTCGTTCCGGGTCAGGTCGATGCCAACGCGCAGAACAAGCAGTTTGGTTATAACTGCGACTATGTCGGCTATATGCCGCTTCCGGTTGGTTCGCAAAATTCCGACCATGGTCTGCTGTGCGTCAGCCACGAATACACCAATGCCGAACTGATGTGGTCAGGCCTCAAGGATGCGATGGACGCATCCGAAGAACAGGCACTGCATGAAATTGCTGCCCACGGTCATTCGGTCATCGAAGTCAAGAAAACCGGTGGCAAATGGCAGGTTGTTGACGGGTCCGATTATGCGCGCCGCATCTCCCCGATCGACACCGAAATGCAGATTACCGGCCCGGCTGCTGGTCATGACCGCCTTAAAACCAATACCGATCCGACCGGCACCCGTGTTATCGGGACACTGAACAACTGTGCGGGTGGCAAAACCCCGTGGGGTACTGTTCTGATCGCCGAAGAAAACTTCAACGGATACTTTGGCGGCGATATCGCCAAAACCAGCGAAGAACGCAACTACAAGCGTCTGGGCATCAGCCAGGACAGCTGGTACTCGTGGGTTAAATACTTCGACCGCTTCAATGTCGAAAAAGACCCGAACGAGCCGAACAAGTTTGGCTGGATGGTTGAAATCGATCCGTACGATCCGACCTCGATGCCGAAAAAGCGCACCGCCCTTGGCCGCTTCAAGCACGAAGGTGCCACCGTCATCATCAACAAGGACAACTCCGTTGTTGCCTATTCCGGTGATGACCAGCGCTTTGACTATCTCTACAAATTCATTGCGGCAAACAAATACAATCCGAATGATCGCGCCGCGAACATGGACCTTCTGGAAAACGGCACCCTGTTTGTCGCCCAGTTCCACGAAGATGGCAGCCTTGACTGGATGCCGCTGATCTTCGGCGAAGGCCCGCTGACCGCTGAAAACGACTTCCACAGCCAGGCTGACGTTCTGATCGAAGCCCGTCGTGCGGCCGACCTTCTGGGCGCAACCCAGATGGACCGCCCGGAAGACGTCGAACCGAACCCGGTCAACGGCAAGGTCTATGTCATGCTGACCAACAACTCCAAGCGCAAGGAAGGCAACGCAGCAAACCCGCGCGCGGCCAACCCGCATGGTCACGTGCTGGAACTCACCCCTCCGGGTGGTCGCGGCAAGGATGCCGATCACACCGCGGCCCGCTTTACCTGGGATATCATGATTGCTGCTGGTAACCCCGCGGTTGCCGATGACAAGGCGGTTTACCATCCGGCGGCAGAATCCTGGGTTTCCTGCCCGGACAACATGGCAATCGACCATCGTGGTCGCCTGTGGATTTCCACCGATGGCGCACCGAAGTCCGACATTCCTGATGGCATGCATGCCACCGATGTCGATGGTCCGGGCCGTGCGCTGACCAAATTCTTCTTTGCGTGCCCGGTTGGTGCGGAAATGTGTGGTCCGGAATTCACCCCGGATGGAAAGACGCTGTTCCTTGCCGTTCAGCACCCGGCAGACGGTTCGTCCTATGACGCGCCAAGCACCCGTTGGCCGGACTTCCAGGCAGCAATACCGCCGCGTCCGTCGGTTGTGGCTGTGACCAAAAATGACGGCGGTGAAATCGCGGGCTAA
- a CDS encoding carbon-nitrogen hydrolase family protein — translation MTRFIAACVQVNSRDVMSDNLARAATYARDASAAGARLIAFPENVSMMSFGGENVRAAAFPEDEHPGLVFFCDLAEELNSTLIVGSLHVKVPDEDRVANRCFVIGPDGKVITSYDKIHMFDVDLANGESYRESKTFRPGNAARLADTEFGKVGISICYDVRFPHLFRDYAKAGAKILSIPAAFTRTTGQAHWHTLLKARAIENGCFVIAAAQCGDHPGDRQTFGHSLIIDPWGQVLADGGTDPGFITAEIDLTRVDEIRRMVPSLGNDREYKPC, via the coding sequence ATGACCCGTTTCATTGCGGCCTGCGTGCAGGTCAATTCGCGCGATGTGATGTCTGATAACCTTGCGCGGGCGGCAACTTATGCCCGCGATGCCAGTGCTGCCGGGGCCAGATTGATCGCCTTTCCTGAAAACGTGTCGATGATGTCTTTTGGCGGCGAGAATGTACGCGCCGCTGCCTTTCCCGAGGATGAGCATCCCGGACTGGTTTTCTTTTGCGACCTGGCTGAAGAACTGAATTCGACCCTGATTGTCGGATCGCTGCATGTCAAAGTGCCGGATGAAGATCGCGTTGCGAACCGGTGTTTTGTAATTGGTCCGGATGGCAAGGTCATCACCTCCTATGACAAGATCCACATGTTTGACGTCGATCTGGCCAATGGCGAAAGTTACCGCGAAAGCAAAACGTTCCGTCCCGGCAATGCGGCCCGACTGGCTGACACCGAATTTGGCAAGGTCGGGATATCGATCTGCTATGACGTGCGGTTCCCGCATCTGTTTCGCGATTACGCCAAGGCAGGGGCAAAGATCCTGAGCATCCCGGCGGCCTTTACCCGCACCACCGGGCAGGCGCACTGGCATACCCTTTTGAAGGCGCGTGCGATTGAAAACGGCTGCTTTGTGATTGCGGCAGCCCAGTGCGGTGATCATCCAGGCGACCGCCAGACATTTGGTCATTCCCTGATCATTGATCCGTGGGGGCAGGTCTTGGCCGATGGTGGCACCGATCCGGGTTTCATCACCGCCGAGATTGATCTGACGCGCGTTGATGAAATTCGCCGGATGGTGCCATCGCTTGGCAATGATCGGGAATATAAGCCCTGTTAG
- a CDS encoding ComF family protein produces the protein MIEWVRTVATMGVNAILPPRCGGCGDVTDTTHAVCAECWAGLRFITAPQCGCCGYPFELDDSANIGSDPDESGQLLCGNCLQKKPAFDQARAALVYDDHSREYLLRFKHADRGDLTPLLARWVYQAGRGIWDQADLIVPVPLHRRRLLKRRYNQSGLLTAKLSQMTGVPWDGLVLARQRNTRSLGGLGPSSRKREVGGAFVVDEARAQKRNLAGARVVLIDDVLTTGATANACVRALKKSGAMHVSVITVARVVR, from the coding sequence ATGATCGAATGGGTCCGCACCGTCGCAACCATGGGCGTTAACGCCATTTTACCACCGCGTTGCGGGGGATGTGGCGATGTGACCGATACCACCCATGCGGTCTGTGCCGAGTGTTGGGCGGGTTTAAGGTTTATCACGGCCCCTCAATGTGGCTGTTGCGGCTATCCGTTTGAACTTGATGATAGCGCTAACATCGGCAGTGATCCGGATGAAAGCGGACAGCTTTTGTGTGGCAATTGCCTGCAAAAGAAACCGGCCTTTGATCAGGCACGGGCGGCATTGGTCTATGACGATCACAGCCGTGAATACCTGTTGCGGTTCAAGCATGCGGATCGCGGCGACTTGACGCCACTTCTTGCGCGCTGGGTCTATCAGGCGGGCAGGGGGATCTGGGATCAGGCCGACCTGATCGTGCCGGTGCCGCTGCATCGAAGACGGCTTTTGAAACGGCGCTATAACCAGTCGGGCCTTTTGACGGCAAAGCTGTCGCAGATGACGGGCGTACCTTGGGACGGACTGGTTTTGGCCCGTCAGCGCAATACAAGAAGCCTTGGCGGGCTTGGCCCGTCTTCACGTAAACGCGAAGTTGGCGGGGCATTTGTTGTCGACGAAGCGCGCGCTCAGAAACGCAATCTTGCCGGGGCGCGGGTCGTGCTGATTGATGATGTTCTGACGACCGGGGCCACCGCCAATGCCTGTGTGCGGGCGCTAAAGAAATCAGGCGCCATGCACGTATCTGTGATCACAGTTGCACGGGTCGTGCGATGA
- a CDS encoding GntR family transcriptional regulator produces the protein MEPLSGRKSLTDEVHDRLVDALCSGALPPGTPLRQEAIAEELNVSRQPVLQALGLLRRDGLVEPMGRRGYRVAPVDSDLVRHVYDLREAFDGLAARLAAETKAPDRESALRAAIIQGHHALGSGDTANLVAADVAFHQTIYRLSGNPLLPEASAAVWLQIRRVMHAYLQIGYPRDPIWTEHQAIADAICVGDGPLAEKLARDHGRNARDRLISRMEKPS, from the coding sequence ATGGAACCTCTTTCCGGCCGAAAAAGTCTGACTGACGAAGTGCATGACCGCTTGGTTGATGCCTTGTGTTCCGGTGCTCTCCCTCCCGGGACACCTTTGCGTCAGGAAGCTATTGCCGAGGAACTCAATGTCTCGCGGCAACCAGTGTTGCAAGCTCTGGGGTTGCTGCGTCGTGACGGACTGGTCGAACCGATGGGACGGCGCGGATATCGCGTTGCGCCTGTCGACAGCGACCTTGTCCGTCACGTTTATGACTTAAGAGAAGCATTTGACGGGCTTGCAGCCCGTTTGGCTGCTGAAACCAAGGCACCGGATCGGGAATCGGCTTTGCGGGCTGCCATTATACAGGGACACCACGCTCTGGGCAGCGGCGACACCGCAAACCTTGTTGCAGCCGACGTCGCATTCCATCAAACGATCTACCGTTTGTCGGGTAACCCCCTGTTGCCCGAAGCATCAGCCGCAGTCTGGCTTCAGATCAGACGCGTGATGCATGCCTACCTGCAGATCGGGTACCCCCGTGATCCGATCTGGACGGAACATCAGGCCATCGCCGATGCAATCTGTGTCGGCGATGGTCCTCTTGCCGAAAAACTGGCGCGTGATCATGGACGCAATGCACGTGATCGCCTGATTTCCCGAATGGAAAAGCCAAGCTGA
- a CDS encoding glutathione S-transferase: MKLYHHPISGHAHRARLFLGLLGLEHELVEVDLANGAHKSPEFLKLNPLGQVPVLEDGDKVITDSNAIMVYLAKKTGATNWLPEDAEGAARVQRWLSIAAGQIAFGPAAARLITLFGAPFDADEVISRAHAVLGNIEDHLKTNDWLAASHPTIADVALYSYIARAPEGNVDLAAYGKVRDWLKRIEDLAGFVPFMHAPEEMLKSA; this comes from the coding sequence ATGAAACTTTATCACCATCCGATTTCCGGCCACGCCCACCGCGCCCGCCTGTTCCTTGGCCTTCTGGGTCTTGAACATGAGCTGGTTGAAGTCGACCTTGCCAATGGAGCACATAAATCGCCCGAATTCCTGAAACTCAATCCCCTCGGTCAGGTCCCTGTCCTGGAAGACGGCGATAAAGTGATCACGGATTCCAACGCCATCATGGTTTATCTGGCGAAAAAAACCGGCGCGACCAACTGGCTTCCCGAAGATGCTGAGGGTGCCGCACGTGTTCAGCGCTGGCTTTCGATTGCCGCCGGACAGATAGCCTTTGGTCCGGCAGCAGCACGCCTGATTACCCTGTTTGGTGCACCGTTTGACGCAGATGAAGTCATCTCGCGCGCACACGCGGTGCTTGGCAACATCGAAGACCACCTGAAAACCAATGACTGGCTGGCCGCAAGCCATCCGACCATCGCCGATGTCGCACTTTACAGCTACATCGCCCGCGCGCCCGAAGGCAATGTCGACTTGGCCGCCTATGGCAAAGTGCGCGATTGGCTGAAACGCATCGAAGACCTGGCGGGTTTTGTGCCCTTCATGCATGCGCCAGAAGAAATGCTGAAATCTGCCTGA
- a CDS encoding YHS domain-containing (seleno)protein yields MMFKKFLIGTAFVFGLSGAAFAGEQYVDETGFAISGYDAVAYFNLPQKEVGMMQPHAVPGRADITAEYNGATWAFASEENREMFLADPAKYAPAFDGHCAYGVVKGGKVPANPNLWRIVDGKLYLNITPAVVGFWNEDISGNISAAKGNWTDLESKSASDKSWMAISDNDGTYDMAAPIK; encoded by the coding sequence ATGATGTTCAAAAAGTTTTTGATCGGTACGGCATTTGTTTTTGGCTTGTCGGGTGCCGCCTTTGCGGGTGAGCAATATGTCGATGAAACCGGCTTTGCGATCAGCGGCTATGACGCGGTGGCCTATTTCAACTTGCCGCAAAAGGAAGTTGGTATGATGCAGCCCCATGCCGTTCCGGGCCGGGCCGACATTACCGCCGAATATAACGGCGCGACCTGGGCATTTGCGTCCGAGGAAAACCGCGAGATGTTTCTGGCCGATCCGGCGAAATACGCGCCAGCCTTTGATGGGCATTGTGCATACGGGGTTGTAAAGGGTGGTAAAGTGCCAGCCAACCCGAACCTGTGGCGGATTGTCGACGGGAAACTTTATCTGAATATTACGCCGGCCGTGGTTGGTTTCTGGAACGAAGATATTTCAGGCAACATCAGTGCTGCCAAAGGCAACTGGACGGACCTTGAAAGCAAGTCAGCGTCGGACAAAAGCTGGATGGCGATTTCAGATAATGATGGCACCTATGATATGGCCGCACCGATCAAGTAA
- the grxC gene encoding glutaredoxin 3 yields MAKVEVYATEWCPYCKRARKLLEEKGAKYQLIDVMMEPRRKKEMMDRANGRHTVPQIFINDEHIGGCDELMALEAADKLEAKLSA; encoded by the coding sequence ATGGCAAAAGTTGAAGTCTATGCCACCGAATGGTGCCCGTATTGCAAGCGTGCGCGCAAGCTGCTTGAGGAAAAGGGTGCCAAATACCAGCTGATCGATGTGATGATGGAACCGCGTCGCAAAAAGGAAATGATGGACCGCGCCAATGGCCGTCACACCGTGCCGCAGATCTTCATCAATGACGAACATATTGGCGGCTGTGACGAGCTGATGGCGCTGGAAGCTGCCGATAAGCTCGAAGCCAAACTGTCTGCCTGA
- a CDS encoding SAF domain-containing protein — protein MNLDTKLRKRADEGNPVRVGIIGAGKFGSMFLSQAGHHPGYHVLGIADLSIDRTKAALRRVGWSDDQFTAKDAASAYRDGTTWLTEDADALIAADGLEVIIDATGSPAAGIRFALKAIEHGRHIVMVNVEADVLAGPLLAKRAEAAGLVYSMAYGDQPALISEMVDWARAIGLPVTCAGKGTKYLPIYHHVTPDDVWHHYGLTPEQAQAGGMNPQIFNSFLDGTKSAIEMAAVSNACDLVPQDCGLQFPACGVDDLPRLLCPRESGGILDRKGTVEVVSSLERDTRPVFRDLRWGVYVTFEAPSDYVARCFNEYGLLTDPSGQYSTMYKPYHLIGLELGISVASAALRGEATGTSRAWSGDAVATAKRDLKPGEMLDGEGGYTVYGKLMPALTSKSRNALPIGLAHHLKIKRPVAMDQTLTWDDVEFDAKAPAIAFRKEMEATFG, from the coding sequence ATGAACCTTGATACAAAGCTCCGTAAACGGGCCGATGAAGGCAACCCCGTCCGGGTTGGCATTATCGGTGCTGGCAAGTTCGGATCGATGTTTTTAAGTCAGGCCGGTCATCATCCGGGCTATCACGTTCTGGGTATTGCCGATCTTAGCATTGATCGTACCAAGGCCGCCCTGCGCCGTGTCGGATGGTCTGATGACCAGTTCACCGCAAAGGATGCTGCATCGGCCTATCGCGACGGCACCACATGGCTGACCGAAGATGCAGATGCCCTGATTGCTGCCGACGGACTTGAAGTCATCATTGATGCCACCGGAAGCCCCGCGGCCGGTATACGCTTTGCGCTTAAGGCCATCGAACATGGCCGCCATATCGTCATGGTCAATGTCGAGGCCGATGTGCTTGCAGGCCCTCTTCTTGCCAAACGGGCCGAGGCCGCCGGACTTGTCTATTCCATGGCTTATGGCGATCAACCGGCGCTGATTTCGGAAATGGTCGATTGGGCACGCGCGATTGGCCTGCCGGTAACGTGTGCTGGCAAGGGTACGAAATATCTTCCGATCTATCACCATGTCACGCCCGATGATGTATGGCATCACTATGGCCTGACACCCGAACAGGCACAGGCGGGCGGCATGAACCCGCAAATTTTCAACAGCTTCCTGGACGGCACCAAATCGGCCATTGAAATGGCGGCCGTGTCCAATGCCTGTGATCTTGTGCCACAGGATTGCGGATTGCAGTTCCCGGCCTGTGGCGTTGACGATTTGCCTCGACTGCTTTGTCCGCGTGAAAGTGGTGGCATATTGGATCGCAAAGGCACGGTCGAAGTTGTTTCAAGCCTTGAACGCGATACCCGTCCGGTGTTTCGCGATCTGCGCTGGGGCGTTTATGTGACCTTTGAGGCCCCCAGCGATTATGTTGCGCGCTGCTTTAACGAATATGGCCTTCTGACCGACCCAAGCGGGCAATACTCCACGATGTACAAACCCTATCACCTGATCGGGTTGGAACTTGGCATTTCGGTGGCCTCAGCCGCCCTGCGCGGAGAAGCCACCGGCACATCACGCGCATGGTCGGGCGATGCGGTCGCCACCGCCAAGCGTGATCTTAAACCCGGTGAAATGCTGGATGGCGAGGGCGGATATACGGTTTACGGCAAACTGATGCCTGCCCTGACGTCAAAGTCGCGCAATGCCCTGCCCATCGGGCTTGCGCACCATTTGAAAATCAAGCGCCCCGTCGCGATGGACCAAACCCTGACCTGGGATGATGTCGAATTCGATGCCAAGGCCCCGGCAATTGCCTTCCGCAAGGAAATGGAAGCCACCTTCGGTTAG
- a CDS encoding VOC family protein, with product MTAAFLEHVNFTVADPAKTAQNLHNWFGWHTRWHGEAIHGGLSYHVGNDTSYVAIYALGTPKDGQDNSYATIGGLNHIGIVVDDLDATEAKIKADGIETFNHADYEPGRRFYFRDENGIEFEVVSYT from the coding sequence ATGACTGCTGCATTTCTCGAACACGTGAATTTTACGGTCGCCGATCCGGCGAAAACCGCCCAGAACCTGCATAACTGGTTTGGCTGGCACACCCGCTGGCATGGGGAAGCCATCCATGGCGGGCTGTCCTATCATGTTGGCAACGACACCAGTTATGTCGCGATCTATGCCCTTGGCACACCAAAGGACGGCCAGGATAACTCCTATGCCACCATCGGCGGGCTGAACCATATCGGAATTGTCGTCGATGACCTTGATGCGACCGAGGCAAAGATCAAGGCCGACGGCATTGAAACCTTCAACCACGCCGATTACGAACCCGGTCGCCGGTTCTATTTCCGTGATGAAAACGGCATCGAATTCGAAGTGGTCAGTTACACCTGA